A genomic region of Glycine max cultivar Williams 82 chromosome 15, Glycine_max_v4.0, whole genome shotgun sequence contains the following coding sequences:
- the LOC100789061 gene encoding MACPF domain-containing protein CAD1, with the protein MENPTSDSLSATLGNSIQALGRGFDVTSDIRLLYCKGAPGSRLVHLDEDHTKNLPLSHDLVIPNVSVDIDWSPGKRGIEMTPVCSFLEMAKYFNGRSGIAGQIPLGSFNSMFNFTGCWMADAAATKSLAMVGYFIPLVEVKLNKLNLVLTDEVKRAVPYSWDPTSLASFIENYGTHIVTSATVGGRDVVYIRQHQSSSLSASDIENYVKDIGDDRFRDVKNFSGPGPLKYKEKDVTVIFRRRGGDDLEQSHTKWAETVKLAPDIINMNFTPIVSLLEGVPGVKYLARAIDLYLEYKPPIEDLQYFLDFQITRVWAPEQNNLQRKEPVCQSLQFSLMGPKLFVSPDQVTVGRKPVTGLRLSLEGSKQNRLAIHLQHLVSLPKNLQPHWDAHMAIGAPKWHGPEEQDSRWFEPIKWKNFSHVSTAPIEYTETSIGDLSGVHIVTGAQLGVWDFGAKNVLHLKLLFSKVPGCTIRRSVWDHNPSTPAAQRSDGASSSLTKKTSEDKKEDSSIHIGKLAKIVDMTEMSKGPQDIPGHWLVTGAKLGVEKGKIVLRIKYSLLNY; encoded by the exons ATGGAAAACCCAACTTCAGATTCTCTCTCTGCTACTCTTGGCAACTCAATCCAAGCTCTGGGTCGTGGCTTTGATGTCACATCAGATATTAGGCTTCTCTACTGCAAGGGTGCTCCTGGCTCAAGGCTTGTTCACCTTGATGAGGACCACACCAAGAATCTTCCTCTCTCCCATGACCTCGTTATTCCCAATGTCTCTGTGGACATTGATTGGTCACCTGGGAAGAGAGGTATAGAGATGACCCCTGTTTGTAGTTTCCTTGAG ATGGCAAAATATTTCAATGGGAGGTCAGGCATAGCAGGACAGATTCCACTTGGAAGCTTTAATTCCATGTTCAATTTTACGGGCTGCTGGATGGCTGATGCAGCAGCCACCAAATCCCTTGCTATGGTTGGATATTTCATTCCTCTGGTTGAagttaaattaaacaaactaaATTTGGTCTTGACTGATGAAGTAAAGCGTGCTGTTCCTTACTCTTGGGATCCAACATCCTTGGCTAG TTTTATTGAGAATTATGGTACCCATATTGTTACATCTGCAACTGTTGGTGGAAGAGATGTAGTGTATATCAGGCAGCACCAATCATCTTCTTTGTCTGCTTCAGACATTGAAAACTATGTAAAGGACATTGGAGATGATAGGTTTCGTGATGTTAAGAACTTTTCCGGTCCTGGTCCTTTAAAGTACAAGGAGAAG GATGTTACTGTCATATTTAGGAGGAGAGGAGGGGATGATCTTGAGCAAAGTCATACTAAATGGGCGGAAACTGTCAAATTGGCACCAGATATCATTAACATGAACTTTACACCCATTGTTTCTCTTCTTGAAGGAGTGCCAGGCGTAAAATATTTGGCCCGTGCTATAGATCTATATCTGGAGT ACAAACCACCTATCGAAGACCTACAGTATTTCTTGGATTTCCAAATAACTCGAGTTTGGGCACCAGAGCAGAATAATCTACAAAGAAAGGAACCTGTCTGTCAGTCTCTTCAGTTCAGCTTGATGGGACCTAAGCTTTTTGTCAGTCCAGATCAG GTAACAGTTGGACGCAAGCCTGTAACTGGACTTAGGCTTAGCCTAGAGGGCAGCAAACAGAATCGACTTGCTATTCATTTGCAGCATTTAGTCTCACTCCCGAAGAACCTTCAACCTCACTGGGATGCACACATGGCCATAGGTGCTCCCAAGTGGCATGGTCCCGAAGAGCAAGACAGCCGTTGGTTTGAACCAATCAAGTGGAAGAACTTCTCCCATGTAAGCACTGCACCAATTGAGTACACTGAAACTAGCATTGGGGACCTGTCTGGTGTTCACATCGTCACAGGTGCCCAGCTTGGTGTTTGGGACTTTGGTGCCAAAAATGTGTTACACCTTAAGCTCCTTTTCTCTAAGGTACCAGGATGTACAATACGCCGTTCCGTGTGGGATCACAATCCCTCCACTCCTGCTGCACAGAGGTCGGATGGTGCTTCATCGTCATTGACAAAGAAAACCTCCGAAGATAAAAAGGAAGATAGTTCAATCCATATTGGAAAACTGGCAAAGATTGTGGACATGACAGAAATGTCCAAAGGCCCCCAAGATATTCCTGGTCATTGGTTAGTTACAGGGGCTAAGCTTGgagttgaaaaaggaaaaattgtgCTGCGGATAAAATACTCTTTGCTTAACTATTGA